In the Borrelia turicatae 91E135 genome, one interval contains:
- the nadD gene encoding nicotinate (nicotinamide) nucleotide adenylyltransferase, whose protein sequence is MRIAILGGTYNPVHVGHMFLAKEIEHFLNVDKILFIPTHKPVHKCVENISVKDRIAMLKLAVQHENNMFIDECDIINGGITYTVDTIACIRNKYVHDDIYLVIGDDLFESFDSWKNPEKIIDSVNLVVVHRIYSERLVSRFKHTYIDNRIFSISSSEIRSRIEQGLPVDYLLPFDVLQYIKSNNLYVKGK, encoded by the coding sequence ATGCGAATAGCAATATTGGGTGGTACTTATAATCCTGTTCATGTTGGGCATATGTTTTTAGCAAAAGAGATAGAGCATTTTTTAAATGTTGATAAAATACTATTCATTCCTACTCATAAACCTGTTCATAAGTGTGTTGAAAATATTAGTGTTAAAGATAGAATTGCGATGCTTAAGTTGGCCGTACAACATGAAAATAATATGTTTATCGATGAATGCGATATTATAAATGGCGGAATAACTTATACTGTTGATACCATTGCTTGTATTAGGAATAAATATGTTCATGATGATATTTATTTGGTAATTGGAGATGATCTTTTTGAGAGTTTTGATTCATGGAAAAATCCAGAAAAAATAATCGACTCTGTTAATCTTGTGGTGGTTCACAGAATTTACAGTGAAAGATTAGTTAGTCGGTTTAAACATACCTATATTGATAATAGAATATTTTCTATTTCTTCTTCAGAAATTAGAAGTAGAATTGAGCAAGGATTACCTGTCGATTATTTGCTTCCCTTTGATGTTTTGCAATATATTAAGAGTAATAATTTATATGTTAAAGGTAAATAA
- a CDS encoding LCP family protein, giving the protein MRKELFFLVLIILIVLGIVIFFVDSSKREQIYFELNTKSNISFLFLIEDDNDNLLSMQEIFINIKTGNVGFLDIPVYTGYEDLKGNVSWFEDLYKKNSFNEFLSKVSRQLNHEPDYYICFKKSNFVKFVDYIGGVRLLVKNPVKIYSLVRPILIPSGNSVFDGDKSYDYLSYFRDISSYDERFEFFKEFFKKILTQFSDFKEEYDYFSKMYFMLDTDLSETVFKYILANYKINNEKFIFINIKGQEETFKDNNDNLIKVVFPYYGGAVLKESIENLNRDLMGETRNEEVIKVIVLNGTKTAGLARNAADIFKSLKFKVVRFGNADRHNYSHTLIINNSDNLEIAIKVGDVIGARNIKPISEFRVDTLGLDVPDMSPDVIIILGDDFDGRYVKNR; this is encoded by the coding sequence TTGAGAAAAGAATTATTTTTTTTAGTTTTAATTATTTTAATAGTTCTTGGTATTGTGATTTTTTTTGTTGATAGTTCTAAAAGAGAGCAAATATATTTTGAATTGAATACTAAGAGTAATATTAGTTTTTTATTTCTTATAGAAGATGATAATGACAATCTTTTAAGTATGCAAGAGATTTTTATTAATATAAAAACAGGAAATGTTGGATTTTTAGATATTCCTGTTTATACAGGTTATGAGGATTTAAAGGGAAATGTATCTTGGTTTGAAGATTTATATAAAAAGAATAGCTTTAATGAATTTTTGTCTAAAGTATCTAGACAGTTGAATCATGAACCCGATTATTATATTTGTTTTAAAAAGAGTAATTTTGTGAAATTTGTTGACTATATTGGTGGAGTTCGTCTTCTTGTTAAAAATCCTGTTAAAATATACAGTTTAGTACGTCCTATATTAATACCTTCTGGTAATTCTGTTTTTGATGGGGATAAATCTTATGATTATTTAAGTTATTTCAGAGATATTTCTTCTTACGATGAAAGATTTGAGTTTTTTAAGGAATTTTTTAAGAAAATCTTGACACAATTTTCTGATTTTAAAGAAGAGTATGATTATTTTTCTAAAATGTATTTCATGTTAGATACGGATCTTTCTGAAACTGTGTTTAAATATATTCTTGCTAATTATAAAATAAATAATGAGAAATTTATTTTTATCAATATTAAAGGGCAAGAGGAAACATTTAAGGATAATAATGATAATTTAATAAAAGTTGTTTTTCCTTATTATGGGGGAGCGGTTCTTAAGGAATCGATAGAAAATTTAAATAGAGATTTAATGGGTGAAACTAGAAATGAAGAGGTGATTAAAGTTATTGTTTTAAATGGCACTAAGACTGCTGGACTTGCAAGGAATGCGGCGGATATTTTTAAATCTTTAAAATTTAAGGTTGTAAGGTTTGGTAATGCAGATAGGCATAATTATTCTCATACTTTGATAATAAATAATTCAGATAATTTAGAGATCGCCATTAAGGTTGGGGATGTAATTGGAGCAAGAAACATTAAACCAATTTCTGAGTTTCGTGTAGATACTTTAGGACTTGATGTGCCTGATATGAGTCCTGATGTAATAATCATTTTGGGAGATGATTTTGATGGAAGATATGTTAAAAATAGATGA
- the rsfS gene encoding ribosome silencing factor, which translates to MEDMLKIDDVKKLCKIISDFGGIDVLGINVGSVCNWADFFIIVSCSSFKQMEALYAERLITFFKEKDFNYCIQGKGFVHDWTIISCEGLVVHLMSEKAREYYELEKIWDQGKIIYP; encoded by the coding sequence ATGGAAGATATGTTAAAAATAGATGATGTTAAGAAATTATGTAAGATTATATCTGATTTTGGCGGAATTGATGTTTTAGGTATTAATGTTGGTTCTGTTTGTAATTGGGCTGATTTTTTTATTATTGTTTCATGTTCATCATTTAAGCAAATGGAAGCTTTGTATGCCGAAAGATTAATAACATTTTTTAAGGAAAAGGATTTTAATTATTGTATTCAGGGTAAAGGTTTTGTTCATGATTGGACAATTATTTCATGTGAAGGGTTAGTTGTACATTTAATGAGTGAAAAGGCCAGAGAATATTATGAACTTGAAAAGATATGGGATCAGGGAAAAATTATTTATCCTTGA
- the spoVG gene encoding septation regulator SpoVG, with protein MNITDVRIRRVDNKNPGSKLLAYVTVTFDDCLVLHNIRVIRGQKGVFIVMPNRRTKVGEYKDIVHPINQNFREILQSAIFKEYVKENPSSLELELG; from the coding sequence GTGAATATTACAGACGTAAGAATTAGGAGAGTTGATAATAAAAATCCCGGTTCGAAGCTATTGGCATATGTGACAGTTACTTTTGATGATTGTTTAGTTTTGCATAATATCAGGGTTATTAGGGGGCAAAAAGGTGTTTTTATTGTTATGCCTAATAGAAGAACTAAGGTCGGAGAGTATAAAGACATTGTACATCCTATTAATCAAAATTTTAGAGAGATTTTGCAAAGTGCTATTTTTAAAGAATATGTGAAGGAAAATCCTTCAAGTCTTGAACTTGAATTAGGCTAA